The Carassius auratus strain Wakin chromosome 40, ASM336829v1, whole genome shotgun sequence genome has a segment encoding these proteins:
- the LOC113058819 gene encoding alkaline phosphatase-like, producing MFRCGLIMFAVRVSVLCYLLCMSSGSVEEENPEFWRSSAQNTLRSALSRKLNTNVAKNIVLFLGDGMGVTTITAARILKGQLQNRSGEETVMNMDTFPFVGLAKVYTVDFQIPDSAATATAYLCGVKTNLNTVGVSAAARNGVCRSQKGNEVTSILKWAKDAGKSVGIVTTTRVQHATPAASYAHSASRTWYSDADLPNSAVTGGCMDIASQLLRNTDIDVIIGGGRKYMTPKGFPDPEYPADLKAQGQRKDNRNLINEWLSMKEGKVARYVWNKTDFDAVDPEKTDYLMALFEPGDLRFDVERDPSMDPSISETTEKAIQILKKNPKGFFLLVEGGRIDQGHHDSRASMALHEAVALDDAVARGLELTNEEETLTVVTADHSHAFTFNGYPFRGNSILGKSPIFAMDLLPYSTLMYGNGPGHKIIDNKRPDIRNVDTTDKDYVQQSAVPLDSETHGGEDVALFARGPMAHLFQGVFEQNYIAHAMAFAACVGTNQEHCAATAEPNEIPFTSTDPGSSAPDTPLAAMTTVMLSVWMSVLLH from the exons ATGTTTCGGTGTGGTCTCATCATGTTTGCTGTGCGTGTGTCTGTCCTCTGTTATCTGCTGTGCATGAGCTCCGGATCAG TTGAAGAGGAGAATCCAGAGTTCTGGAGGAGTTCGGCTCAAAACACACTGCGTTCGGCTCTCAGCAGAAAACTCAACACTAATGTGGCCAAAAACATTGTGCTGTTTCTGGGAGATG GAATGGGTGTTACCACCATCACGGCTGCCCGGATCCTGAAGGGTCAGTTACAAAACCGCTCTGGAGAGGAGACCGTCATGAATATGGACACGTTCCCTTTTGTGGGTCTTGCTAAG GTGTATACAGTGGATTTTCAGATTCCTGACAGTGCAGCGACGGCTACAGCGTATCTGTGTGGAGTCAAAACCAACCTGAACACGGTTGGTGTGAGCGCAGCCGCTCGCAACGGTGTGTGTCGCTCGCAGAAGGGCAACGAGGTCACCTCCATCCTCAAATGGGCTAAAGACGCAG gGAAGTCTGTGGGTATAGTGACAACAACACGTGTTCAACACGCCACTCCTGCTGCTTCATACGCTCACAGCGCCAGCCGGACGTGGTACAGTGATGCTGACCTGCCGAATTCTGCCGTCACTGGAGGCTGTATGGACATCGCCTCACAGCTGCTCCGAAACACCGACATAGAC GTGATCATCGGAGGAGGTCGGAAGTACATGACGCCTAAAGGGTTTCCTGATCCGGAGTATCCCGCAGACCTGAAAGCACAAGGACAGAGAAAAGACAACAGAAACCTCATAAATGAGTGGCTGAGCATGAAGGAGGGAAAG GTTGCGAGATACGTGTGGAATAAGACAGACTTTGATGCAGTGGATCCTGAAAAGACAGATTATCTGATGG CTCTCTTTGAGCCGGGTGATCTTCGGTTTGATGTGGAGAGAGATCCCAGCATGGATCCCTCCATCTCAGAAACCACGGAGAAAGCCATTCAGATCCTGAAGAAAAATCCCAAAGGATTCTTCCTGCTGGTCGAAG GTGGTCGTATCGATCAGGGACACCATGACAGTCGAGCATCCATGGCGCTGCATGAGGCGGTTGCCCTTGACGACGCTGTCGCACGCGGACTGGAGCTGACCAATGAGGAGGAGACTCTGACAGTCGTCACAGCTGACCACTCCCACGCGTTTACTTTCAACGGCTACCCGTTCAGAGGGAACAGCATTCTGG GAAAGTCTCCAATCTTTGCCATGGACCTTTTACCGTACTCAACTCTGATGTACGGAAACGGACCGGGACACAAAATCATCGACAACAAGCGTCCAGACATCCGTAACGTCGACACCA ccgATAAGGACTATGTTCAGCAGTCGGCCGTCCCGCTGGATTCTGAGACCCATGGAGGCGAGGATGTGGCTCTGTTTGCCCGTGGACCCATGGCTCATCTCTTCCAGGGAGTTTTCGAGCAGAACTACATCGCACATGCCATGGCATTCGCGGCCTGCGTTGGCACCAATCAAGAGCACTGTGCTGCCACTGCCGAACCTAATGAGATTCCCTTCACATCCACTGACCCAGGAAGCTCCGCCCCCGACACGCCCCTCGCTGCCATGACGACAGTGATGCTGAGCGTATGGATGAGTGTTTTactgcactga